One part of the Longimicrobium sp. genome encodes these proteins:
- a CDS encoding ABC transporter ATP-binding protein, with amino-acid sequence MLNLLDVSHVYANGTRALDHVTLSIPRGMYGLLGPNGAGKSTLMRTVATLQTPTEGAIRFGDVDVIAEPEELRRTLGYLPQDFGVYPRVSAYEMLDHMAVLKGVASAADRKATVESLLQQVNLWSVRKKSLAGFSGGMRQRFGIAQALIGNPELIIVDEPTAGLDPEERNRFLNLLAEIGESVVVILSTHIVEDVSDLCPRMAVLADGRVQLEGAPLDLILRTRGRIWRKVIDRGELSACRERYDVLSTRLFAGRTIVHVLADQDPRDGFAPVDAGLEDVYFSTLAQSRRAA; translated from the coding sequence ATGCTGAACCTTCTCGACGTCAGCCACGTGTACGCCAACGGGACGCGCGCCCTGGACCACGTGACGCTGTCCATCCCGCGCGGCATGTACGGCCTTCTCGGACCCAACGGGGCGGGGAAGTCTACCCTGATGCGGACGGTCGCGACGCTGCAGACGCCGACGGAGGGCGCCATCCGCTTCGGCGACGTGGACGTGATCGCCGAGCCGGAGGAGCTGCGGCGCACCCTGGGCTACCTGCCGCAGGACTTCGGCGTGTACCCGCGCGTTTCCGCGTACGAGATGCTGGATCACATGGCCGTGCTGAAGGGCGTCGCCTCCGCGGCCGATCGCAAGGCCACGGTCGAAAGCCTGCTGCAGCAGGTAAACCTGTGGAGCGTCCGCAAGAAGTCGCTGGCCGGCTTCTCCGGCGGCATGCGGCAGCGCTTCGGCATTGCCCAGGCGCTGATCGGCAACCCGGAGCTGATCATCGTTGACGAGCCCACCGCCGGGCTGGATCCCGAGGAGCGCAACCGCTTCCTGAACCTGCTCGCGGAGATCGGCGAGAGCGTGGTGGTGATCCTTTCCACCCACATCGTGGAGGACGTGTCGGACCTCTGCCCGCGGATGGCCGTGCTGGCGGACGGGCGCGTTCAGCTGGAGGGGGCGCCGCTGGACCTCATCCTCCGCACCCGCGGCCGAATCTGGAGGAAGGTGATCGACCGCGGCGAGCTGTCCGCGTGCCGCGAGCGGTACGACGTGCTCTCCACGCGCCTCTTCGCCGGACGCACCATCGTCCACGTGCTGGCCGACCAGGATCCGCGCGACGGCTTCGCCCCGGTGGATGCCGGGCTGGAGGACGTCTACTTCTCCACGCTGGCGCAGTCGCGCCGCGCGGCCTGA
- a CDS encoding alpha/beta fold hydrolase encodes MKSAKAVVAVTLVAAAVLACGTSPVERTGGPHLTLSPDSVVLGVSGSSALTATVRTTTGAIQYVTPQYVSRDQSVATVNADGAISAVAAGSTYVVATLPDRPDVRDSVRVRVHADSCAGARPDFGGVATAEDRALFAYDADAPLNLQKTVESTNDGVEVSNVSFSSPDGGLVTGKMWDPVTRPGLRPGMVLMHGLPGNASSMTAPAQNYAQHGAVVIAIDAPWNHRAAPPYLTWTDQDRAEQIRVVKDLQRAVDVLRSRPNVDDGRIAYVGFSWGGATGALFVGIERRLKAAALVVGHGGQVTLHTDPGGFKVPGFTCARRVAWIRAMAPIEPIRFVGHANVPLLLQNGTLDPFIPVANAAELHAAAPEPKTIRWYETGHSLGPQGRIDRHEWLNGQIGLDPLIPAS; translated from the coding sequence ATGAAATCGGCAAAGGCAGTCGTCGCGGTAACGCTGGTGGCAGCCGCGGTCCTCGCGTGCGGCACGAGCCCGGTTGAACGGACCGGCGGTCCGCACCTCACGCTTTCCCCGGACAGCGTCGTCCTGGGTGTATCCGGATCGTCTGCGCTGACCGCCACGGTACGTACCACCACCGGGGCGATCCAGTACGTCACTCCGCAGTACGTTTCACGTGACCAGAGCGTGGCGACCGTAAATGCCGACGGGGCGATCAGTGCGGTGGCGGCAGGCTCCACCTATGTCGTCGCTACGCTCCCGGACCGCCCGGACGTGCGTGACTCCGTGCGCGTTCGCGTGCACGCCGATTCCTGTGCGGGTGCACGGCCCGATTTCGGCGGGGTGGCCACCGCGGAAGACCGGGCCCTGTTCGCGTACGACGCCGATGCACCCCTGAACCTGCAGAAGACGGTCGAATCCACGAACGACGGCGTGGAGGTCAGCAACGTATCCTTCAGCAGTCCGGACGGCGGTCTGGTGACGGGAAAGATGTGGGACCCGGTCACGCGGCCGGGGCTGCGCCCCGGCATGGTGCTCATGCACGGCCTGCCCGGCAATGCGAGCTCCATGACGGCGCCGGCGCAGAACTACGCACAGCACGGTGCAGTGGTGATCGCGATCGATGCGCCCTGGAATCACCGCGCGGCACCGCCCTACCTGACGTGGACCGACCAGGATCGGGCCGAGCAGATCCGGGTGGTCAAGGACCTGCAACGCGCCGTGGACGTATTGCGCTCACGTCCCAACGTCGACGATGGCCGCATCGCCTACGTGGGCTTCAGCTGGGGCGGCGCGACGGGTGCGCTGTTCGTCGGCATCGAACGGCGCCTCAAAGCGGCGGCGCTCGTCGTTGGACACGGCGGCCAGGTCACGCTCCACACCGATCCGGGAGGTTTCAAAGTTCCCGGGTTTACGTGTGCCAGACGTGTCGCCTGGATCCGAGCGATGGCACCGATCGAGCCGATTCGATTCGTTGGGCATGCCAACGTCCCGCTGCTGCTGCAAAACGGGACGCTGGACCCCTTCATCCCCGTTGCCAATGCGGCGGAGCTGCACGCAGCCGCACCGGAGCCCAAGACGATCCGCTGGTATGAAACGGGGCACTCACTCGGTCCCCAGGGGCGGATCGACAGGCATGAATGGCTGAACGGGCAGATCGGGCTCGACCCCCTCATCCCGGCGAGCTGA
- a CDS encoding serine hydrolase domain-containing protein, with translation MRIVAALVLLVCAACGVREPTVPGPAATQAAADSAFAGTLRARLEAATAAGEFSGAVLVARDGRTLFEGAYGLADRERGVANTPLTQFRVGSMNKMLTGVAALQLVQAGTVRLDTPFGTYLPDYPNAEMALKVTPHHLLTHTGGTGDIFGAAFTAHRLELRTTADYLRLYGARGLRFEPGTQWEYSNYGFLLLGAVIERVGGTSYYDHVAARVLAPAGMTATGSAPEDSLVPGRAVGYTRQVVPGQLVSNAPTLPYRGTPAGGGYSTVGDLARFAVALREHRLLDPAHTAQLLAGKVETGPGTRYAYGFVDRVVGSRRFVGHSGGAPGMNGELAFEPNGGYVVVVLSNLDPPAAGQVAAFILPRLPASTP, from the coding sequence ATGCGGATCGTTGCTGCCCTGGTCCTGCTGGTCTGCGCCGCGTGCGGCGTTCGCGAGCCCACCGTACCCGGACCGGCCGCCACCCAGGCGGCGGCGGACTCGGCGTTCGCGGGCACGCTCCGCGCGCGGCTCGAGGCCGCCACGGCCGCCGGCGAGTTTTCCGGCGCCGTGCTCGTGGCCCGCGACGGGCGCACGCTGTTCGAGGGCGCGTACGGCCTCGCCGACCGGGAGCGGGGCGTCGCGAACACGCCGCTCACGCAGTTCCGCGTGGGGTCGATGAACAAGATGCTGACCGGGGTGGCGGCGCTGCAGCTGGTGCAGGCGGGGACGGTGCGCCTCGACACGCCGTTTGGCACCTATCTCCCGGACTACCCGAACGCGGAGATGGCGCTGAAGGTGACGCCCCACCACCTGCTCACCCACACCGGCGGCACGGGCGACATCTTCGGGGCGGCGTTCACCGCGCACCGCTTGGAGCTCCGCACGACGGCGGATTACCTCCGGCTCTACGGCGCGCGCGGCCTGCGGTTCGAGCCGGGAACGCAGTGGGAGTACAGCAACTACGGCTTCCTGCTCCTGGGCGCCGTCATCGAGCGGGTGGGCGGGACCAGCTACTACGACCACGTCGCGGCGCGCGTCCTCGCGCCGGCGGGGATGACGGCCACCGGCTCGGCGCCGGAGGACTCGCTCGTGCCCGGGCGGGCGGTCGGCTATACGCGGCAGGTGGTGCCGGGCCAGCTCGTGTCGAACGCCCCCACGCTGCCCTACCGCGGCACGCCGGCGGGGGGCGGGTACTCCACCGTGGGAGACCTCGCGCGCTTCGCCGTCGCGCTCAGGGAGCACCGGCTCCTGGATCCGGCGCACACGGCACAGCTCCTCGCCGGGAAGGTGGAGACTGGCCCGGGGACGCGATATGCCTACGGGTTCGTCGACCGCGTCGTGGGCAGCCGGCGTTTCGTGGGGCACAGCGGGGGCGCGCCGGGGATGAACGGGGAGCTTGCGTTCGAGCCGAACGGCGGGTACGTGGTCGTCGTCCTGTCGAACCTGGACCCGCCGGCCGCGGGACAGGTGGCGGCCTTCATCCTCCCCCGCCTGCCGGCCTCCACGCCCTGA
- a CDS encoding Kelch repeat-containing protein, translated as MMKMAISLSAASLAAAASLACAKGPVDQGGDPQLTLSADSVTVDLGASASVTAMVLNTGGTAQFVSRDPGVAAVSASGAISGVAVGSTYVVATLSSQPDVRDSVRVRVRVAVAGEWGQRAGLIVNNSEFALAESNGKIYVLGGYPPSRQTARTVQIYDIASDTWQLGPQLPQPNNHGMAAAVDGKIYLIGGQTTDNQEGATAVNTVYELDPAKGTWVAKAPMPTKRSGGVAVVHAGKIYVAGGRVPRGNDFAVYDPAADQWEVLPVLPSQRNHITGAAIDGRIHIVGGRLGNGLSPLKSDAHEVFDPQTRTWTTAAPMLRGRSGMNGVMAKGCFHVWGGEAPSGMTPDHDYYDPRTNTWSSLPDMPKPVHGVVGSAFVNGLIWAVGGGTDVGGGFGSLLNQTYRPVVSCE; from the coding sequence ATGATGAAAATGGCCATCTCGCTGTCGGCTGCATCCCTGGCGGCTGCCGCCTCCCTGGCATGCGCCAAAGGGCCGGTCGATCAGGGCGGTGATCCGCAGCTCACGCTTTCCGCCGACAGCGTCACCGTGGATCTGGGCGCGTCTGCTTCGGTTACCGCCATGGTACTCAACACCGGTGGGACGGCACAGTTCGTTTCGCGCGACCCGGGCGTGGCTGCCGTGAGCGCCAGCGGCGCGATCAGCGGCGTCGCGGTCGGCTCCACGTACGTGGTCGCGACCCTCTCCAGCCAGCCGGACGTGCGCGACTCCGTTCGCGTTCGCGTGCGGGTCGCGGTCGCCGGCGAATGGGGGCAGCGCGCCGGGTTGATCGTGAACAACTCCGAGTTTGCCCTCGCCGAATCGAACGGCAAGATCTACGTCCTCGGCGGTTATCCCCCGAGCCGGCAGACGGCCCGCACGGTGCAGATCTACGACATCGCGAGCGACACCTGGCAGCTTGGACCGCAGCTCCCGCAGCCTAACAACCACGGGATGGCGGCGGCCGTCGACGGGAAGATCTACCTGATCGGCGGCCAGACCACGGACAACCAGGAGGGCGCCACGGCGGTCAACACGGTGTACGAGCTGGATCCCGCGAAGGGTACGTGGGTCGCGAAGGCGCCGATGCCTACGAAACGCAGCGGGGGGGTGGCTGTCGTGCACGCGGGCAAGATCTACGTCGCCGGGGGACGCGTGCCGCGCGGAAACGACTTCGCCGTCTACGACCCGGCGGCCGACCAATGGGAGGTGCTGCCGGTTCTGCCGAGCCAGCGCAACCACATCACCGGTGCGGCGATCGACGGGCGCATCCACATCGTCGGCGGACGTCTGGGCAACGGGTTGTCGCCCCTGAAATCCGATGCGCACGAGGTGTTCGACCCCCAAACGCGGACGTGGACCACCGCAGCCCCCATGCTGCGCGGCCGCAGCGGGATGAACGGGGTCATGGCCAAGGGGTGCTTTCACGTCTGGGGCGGCGAGGCGCCGAGCGGCATGACGCCCGACCACGACTACTACGATCCCCGCACCAACACCTGGTCGAGCCTTCCCGACATGCCCAAGCCCGTTCACGGGGTCGTCGGGTCGGCCTTCGTGAACGGCCTGATCTGGGCCGTCGGCGGCGGCACCGACGTCGGCGGTGGCTTCGGCAGCCTGCTGAACCAGACCTACCGCCCGGTCGTGAGCTGCGAATGA
- a CDS encoding NTP/NDP exchange transporter, with translation MTAVLQRFTEVRREEAAPVLASALSFFFILTALMVLRPAREALGMQRGIEAIRWLFVGTAVVTLAVNPVFGVLVSRFRRLVFINATYLFFAASLLVFYALLVMAPAAIGETSGMVFFVWFSVFNLFATMVFWGLMADRFSLEQSKRLFGVIAVGGTLGAIAGPWLASRLAEPLGTAGLLLVAAGSLGLAVLSVRAVAQLQPEHARPAALDDPEASPAVDERAVIGGSAWDGLRAVFRSPYLAGVAGYMLILAVVATFIYFTRLQMVAALGEDLDMRTTVFAQIDLYTQIATLVLQALVAGKLMKHVGVPATLALLPVTVALGFLGLALVASLAALVVFQAAFNAVQRAIMRPARETLFTVVSRTDKYKSKAFIDTFVYRGGDVLGAQVEGVLGRLGTGLPALISVSVPLAVGWAALGAWLGRRQERQAEHRPAAAPAETPARAGVGAL, from the coding sequence ATGACCGCCGTCCTCCAGCGCTTCACGGAGGTCCGCCGGGAAGAGGCCGCGCCGGTGCTCGCATCGGCGCTCTCCTTCTTCTTCATCCTCACCGCCCTGATGGTGCTGCGGCCCGCACGGGAGGCGCTGGGGATGCAGCGGGGGATCGAGGCCATCCGCTGGCTCTTCGTGGGCACGGCGGTGGTCACCCTCGCGGTGAACCCGGTGTTCGGGGTGCTGGTGAGCCGCTTCCGGCGCCTGGTCTTCATCAACGCCACCTACCTGTTCTTCGCCGCCAGCCTGCTGGTCTTCTACGCCCTGCTGGTGATGGCGCCGGCGGCCATCGGCGAAACCAGCGGGATGGTCTTCTTCGTCTGGTTCAGCGTCTTCAACCTGTTCGCCACCATGGTCTTCTGGGGCCTGATGGCGGACCGCTTCTCGCTGGAGCAGAGCAAGCGGCTCTTCGGGGTGATCGCCGTGGGAGGCACGCTGGGCGCCATCGCCGGCCCCTGGCTCGCCTCGCGGCTGGCGGAGCCGCTGGGGACCGCCGGGCTCCTGCTGGTGGCGGCGGGTTCGCTGGGGCTGGCGGTGCTCTCGGTGCGGGCGGTGGCGCAGCTGCAGCCGGAGCACGCCCGCCCCGCGGCCCTGGACGACCCCGAGGCGTCCCCCGCGGTGGACGAGCGCGCGGTGATCGGCGGGAGCGCGTGGGACGGGCTGCGGGCGGTGTTCCGCTCGCCGTACCTGGCCGGCGTCGCGGGGTACATGCTGATCCTGGCGGTGGTCGCCACCTTCATCTACTTCACCCGCCTGCAGATGGTGGCCGCGCTGGGCGAGGACCTGGACATGCGCACCACGGTCTTCGCGCAGATCGACCTCTACACGCAGATCGCCACCCTGGTGCTGCAGGCACTGGTGGCGGGAAAGCTGATGAAGCACGTGGGCGTTCCGGCGACGCTGGCGCTGCTGCCGGTCACCGTGGCACTGGGCTTCCTGGGGCTGGCGCTGGTGGCCTCGCTGGCGGCGCTGGTGGTCTTCCAGGCGGCCTTCAACGCGGTGCAGCGCGCCATCATGCGCCCCGCGCGCGAGACGCTCTTCACCGTGGTGAGCCGCACCGACAAGTACAAGTCGAAGGCCTTCATCGACACCTTCGTCTACCGCGGCGGCGACGTACTGGGCGCGCAGGTGGAGGGGGTGCTGGGGCGCCTGGGGACGGGGCTCCCGGCGCTGATCTCGGTCTCGGTGCCGCTTGCCGTGGGCTGGGCCGCCCTCGGCGCCTGGCTCGGCCGGCGGCAGGAGCGGCAGGCGGAGCACCGCCCCGCGGCGGCCCCGGCCGAGACCCCGGCGCGGGCCGGGGTGGGCGCGCTCTAG
- a CDS encoding TonB-dependent receptor plug domain-containing protein, with product MVRIRARAAAIAALWSALVAIPAPAAAQHEGHGVPAAGAQGVLTGTASCAEGTPSSGAVVQLFHGSGPGRHLVAASVADAAGRFSVRTGAGTYTLEIGYPGQEPHRRQATVAHAPVSVGTVRIRCGPLGLDTLMVRAERDAVHLRSGATVVAARASAAVGGSIADLLRTVPGVEVDAEGRISMRGSTSVLVLMNGRRIPLTGEALTAFLGQMPAAALERIEAGTTISARHDADGAAGVVNLVFRDDAARRTGMRSLAGSVATEDHYMGSAAASGNVGRILSWDAMYSLSGMRPRTDSRTARWSLVPGDLPLQTDEDSRARARHRLHSLLAGVAVTPTPNMSLALRGAYTRMDGAYRNSTAFVYTNAAGNRGTSATSSLVEHVIPAAELSAVARVDQGRVRFTSEARTSFVDEDFRGGYDDEDAGYRYMTTAMDSRQREHVLRNDLGIRFPGIDLGVGQESRFRTLTAAHDETHFDATVSQAYRYETDVHAGYLAAHRSTRGMRAEAGLRVEADRTSIRLDTASARTAVRVFPSISGEWTDARRALVYRVAYGRRIHRPGAEMLNPFSMAEDEMNEVIGNPLLLPEVSDQVEFGVERHGSRLTLQLTPYLRWTRDPIRPLMAPTASGGSTTTLMNLDRTRAAGADASVRARLAGGTVLTLAGSVAHMRTTVDTFSSSGVYATARLTVDLRLAENTTAQLYAYRRSAQTIEQGEIRPAFTSELALTQRLAGGRGRVTLRLDDPFRSDRLEFRVADASFTEESRRRTARPLLSLFASYAVGGAPREDAPVRTEGPARIF from the coding sequence ATGGTGCGCATCCGTGCACGAGCGGCGGCGATCGCCGCCCTGTGGAGTGCCCTGGTGGCGATCCCCGCACCGGCGGCGGCACAGCACGAAGGGCACGGCGTTCCGGCTGCCGGCGCGCAGGGGGTGCTGACGGGAACCGCCTCCTGCGCCGAAGGAACGCCGTCGAGCGGTGCCGTCGTGCAGCTCTTCCACGGCAGCGGCCCCGGCCGTCACCTCGTGGCGGCGTCCGTAGCCGATGCGGCCGGCCGCTTCAGCGTGCGCACCGGCGCCGGCACGTACACGCTGGAGATCGGCTACCCGGGGCAGGAGCCGCACCGCCGGCAGGCAACCGTTGCCCACGCTCCCGTGAGCGTGGGCACCGTGCGCATCCGGTGCGGCCCGCTGGGGCTGGATACGCTGATGGTGCGCGCGGAACGCGACGCGGTGCACCTGCGCAGCGGCGCCACCGTCGTGGCCGCGCGCGCGTCCGCGGCAGTGGGCGGCAGCATCGCGGACCTCCTGCGCACGGTTCCGGGCGTGGAGGTGGATGCGGAGGGGCGCATCAGCATGCGCGGCAGCACGAGCGTGCTCGTGCTGATGAACGGGCGGCGCATCCCGCTGACGGGTGAGGCTCTCACCGCGTTTCTAGGCCAGATGCCGGCGGCGGCGCTGGAACGCATAGAGGCAGGCACGACCATCTCCGCACGGCACGACGCCGATGGTGCCGCCGGTGTGGTGAACCTCGTCTTTCGAGATGATGCCGCGCGGCGCACCGGCATGCGCTCCCTGGCGGGGTCGGTGGCGACGGAGGACCACTACATGGGCTCCGCCGCCGCCAGCGGCAACGTGGGCCGCATCCTGAGCTGGGACGCGATGTACTCCCTGTCCGGCATGCGGCCGCGGACGGACTCGAGGACGGCGCGCTGGAGCCTCGTGCCCGGGGACCTCCCGCTCCAGACGGACGAGGACAGCCGCGCTCGTGCCAGGCATCGCCTGCACTCCCTCCTTGCGGGTGTAGCCGTAACGCCCACACCGAACATGTCCCTGGCGCTGCGCGGCGCGTACACCCGGATGGACGGCGCGTACCGGAACAGCACCGCGTTCGTGTACACGAATGCGGCGGGCAACCGGGGGACGAGCGCGACCAGCAGCCTGGTGGAGCACGTGATCCCGGCGGCGGAGCTGAGCGCCGTCGCACGCGTGGATCAAGGGCGCGTCCGCTTCACTTCCGAGGCGCGCACCAGCTTCGTGGATGAGGATTTCCGCGGCGGCTACGATGACGAGGATGCGGGCTATCGGTACATGACCACCGCCATGGACTCGCGGCAGCGTGAGCACGTCCTGCGGAACGACCTCGGCATCCGCTTCCCGGGGATCGATCTGGGCGTGGGGCAGGAATCCCGGTTCCGCACCCTCACCGCCGCGCACGATGAGACCCACTTCGACGCAACCGTGTCGCAGGCCTACCGCTACGAGACGGACGTGCACGCCGGCTACCTCGCCGCGCACCGCTCCACGCGCGGCATGCGTGCGGAGGCGGGGCTGCGCGTGGAGGCGGACCGCACGTCCATCCGGCTCGACACCGCCAGCGCGCGGACGGCGGTGCGCGTCTTCCCCAGCATCAGCGGCGAATGGACCGACGCCCGCCGCGCTCTCGTGTACCGGGTCGCGTACGGCCGCCGCATCCACCGGCCCGGGGCGGAGATGCTGAACCCGTTCTCCATGGCCGAGGACGAGATGAACGAGGTCATCGGCAATCCGTTGCTGTTGCCTGAAGTCTCGGACCAGGTGGAGTTCGGCGTGGAACGGCACGGCTCGCGGCTGACGCTGCAGCTGACGCCGTACCTTCGCTGGACGCGGGACCCCATCCGCCCGCTCATGGCGCCGACGGCAAGCGGCGGCTCGACGACCACGCTGATGAACCTGGACCGGACGCGAGCCGCCGGCGCCGACGCCAGCGTGCGCGCACGGCTGGCCGGCGGCACCGTCTTGACGCTGGCGGGAAGCGTCGCCCACATGCGGACGACGGTCGACACGTTCAGCAGCAGCGGCGTGTACGCCACGGCGCGGCTCACCGTCGATCTGCGGCTGGCCGAGAACACCACCGCGCAGCTCTACGCATACCGCCGGAGCGCACAGACGATCGAACAGGGGGAGATCCGGCCGGCATTCACCAGCGAACTCGCGCTGACGCAGCGGCTCGCCGGCGGCCGGGGGCGCGTGACCCTGCGCCTCGACGACCCGTTCCGCAGCGACCGCCTCGAATTCCGCGTCGCCGACGCATCCTTCACGGAGGAGAGCCGCCGGCGAACGGCGCGGCCGCTACTGTCGCTTTTCGCGTCCTACGCGGTAGGTGGTGCGCCGCGGGAAGATGCGCCCGTCCGAACGGAGGGTCCCGCCCGGATCTTCTGA
- a CDS encoding redoxin domain-containing protein — protein sequence MTDTTITPRRSRKRRIIAAVAVAVLLLGGIAARRFIAAHEDPASLPDLLTVGSPAPAFTATDTRGQSHSLVGYAGKWVVLEWFNHGCPYTKKHYALVNGVGNSQAMQQEYTRKGVIWLVVVSSGPGRQGYTNAEKADDMARDKGAAPTAIIRDTAGVLGRQYGARNTPQYAIIDPQGVLRYAGAIDNRPSPSTKDIAGATNYVRAALDAGLAGRQIEVAQTQPYGCEVKY from the coding sequence ATGACTGACACGACCATCACCCCGCGCCGCTCCCGCAAGCGTCGCATCATCGCCGCGGTTGCCGTTGCCGTCCTGCTGCTCGGCGGCATCGCCGCACGCCGGTTCATCGCCGCGCACGAGGACCCGGCGAGCCTGCCGGACCTCCTGACCGTCGGCAGCCCCGCGCCAGCATTCACGGCGACCGACACGCGCGGCCAATCGCACTCGCTCGTCGGCTATGCGGGGAAGTGGGTCGTCCTGGAGTGGTTCAACCACGGATGCCCGTACACCAAGAAGCACTACGCCTTGGTGAACGGGGTAGGGAACTCGCAGGCCATGCAGCAGGAGTACACCAGGAAGGGGGTGATCTGGCTCGTGGTCGTGTCGTCGGGCCCGGGAAGGCAGGGATACACGAACGCGGAAAAGGCCGATGACATGGCTCGCGACAAGGGCGCCGCGCCGACCGCCATCATCCGCGACACGGCGGGCGTGCTCGGACGGCAGTACGGCGCCCGCAACACGCCGCAGTACGCGATCATCGATCCGCAGGGTGTGCTTCGCTACGCCGGTGCGATCGACAACCGGCCTTCGCCGAGCACCAAAGACATCGCGGGAGCCACGAACTACGTCCGCGCCGCGCTCGACGCGGGGCTCGCGGGCCGCCAGATCGAGGTCGCCCAGACCCAGCCCTACGGCTGCGAAGTCAAGTATTGA
- a CDS encoding endonuclease NucS domain-containing protein, translated as MISEYRQWLLDQKYAANTVTAQIHRVARVEEFHGDLDEHYANDRMTTLLALLRYSTEDLRRNRPNPTLIPIEGDLRANLASYRSAVEGYRRFRDSGDLPQGDSDVAQTRSVDVAEDMGHRIGLERDMQAALRLAISQLEPGLVIIDDGVERSVESGFIDITARDATGAIVVVELKAGVASQRAVAQILSYMGDVAVEEDGTPIRGVLIAFEFDSRAKSAARMVPNLVLRKYSVRFSFRDGHA; from the coding sequence ATGATAAGCGAGTACCGGCAGTGGCTACTGGATCAGAAGTACGCTGCAAATACCGTAACAGCACAGATCCACCGCGTAGCGCGCGTAGAAGAGTTCCACGGCGACCTGGACGAGCACTACGCGAACGACCGGATGACCACACTCCTGGCGCTTCTGCGGTACTCGACAGAGGATCTCCGCCGGAATCGGCCCAATCCGACACTCATCCCAATCGAAGGCGACCTCCGAGCCAACTTAGCTTCCTACCGGAGTGCCGTGGAGGGGTATCGGAGGTTTCGAGATTCAGGTGACCTACCGCAGGGCGACAGCGACGTTGCGCAGACCCGATCGGTCGATGTCGCCGAGGATATGGGGCATCGGATCGGGCTTGAGCGTGACATGCAAGCCGCGTTGCGACTGGCGATAAGTCAGCTCGAACCCGGACTAGTCATCATTGACGATGGCGTCGAGCGGTCAGTGGAATCAGGATTCATCGACATCACTGCTCGAGACGCGACCGGCGCGATAGTGGTGGTGGAGCTCAAAGCTGGAGTTGCGAGTCAACGGGCTGTGGCGCAGATCCTCAGTTACATGGGTGATGTCGCTGTTGAAGAGGACGGCACTCCCATTCGAGGTGTGTTGATAGCCTTCGAATTCGACTCTAGAGCTAAGTCTGCCGCACGGATGGTACCGAACCTCGTTCTTCGAAAATATAGCGTGCGCTTCTCATTTAGAGATGGACATGCCTGA
- a CDS encoding VOC family protein, with protein sequence MTVKRMDNVGIVVEDLDAAIEFFTELGLNLEGRAPIEGEWAGRVTGLGNQRVEIAMMRTPDGHSRLELSRFLAPPVVADHRNAPVNALGYLRVMFTVEDIDDTLARLRQRGAELVGEVVNYQDTYRLCYIRGPEGILIGLAEELR encoded by the coding sequence ATGACCGTCAAGCGGATGGACAACGTCGGCATCGTGGTAGAGGACCTCGATGCCGCCATCGAGTTCTTCACCGAACTTGGCCTTAACCTCGAAGGGCGAGCCCCGATCGAAGGAGAGTGGGCCGGGCGCGTCACCGGACTGGGGAACCAGCGCGTCGAGATCGCCATGATGCGCACCCCCGACGGTCACAGCCGGCTGGAGCTGTCGCGGTTCCTCGCACCGCCGGTGGTCGCCGACCACCGCAACGCCCCGGTGAACGCGCTCGGTTACCTGCGCGTGATGTTCACCGTGGAGGACATCGACGACACGCTCGCCCGGCTCCGCCAGCGCGGCGCGGAACTCGTCGGTGAAGTGGTCAACTACCAGGACACGTATCGGCTCTGCTACATCCGCGGGCCCGAAGGAATTCTCATCGGGCTCGCCGAAGAGCTCCGCTGA